The Oxalobacteraceae bacterium OTU3CINTB1 genome includes a window with the following:
- a CDS encoding aldehyde dehydrogenase (NADP(+)) produces MQVAGEMIIGRSAVVGKEGTMKAIDPSRNVEIEPAFGLAGAADLARACELADAAFDVYRATGLEARAKFLETIADRIMDLGPTLIERAMTETGLPQARLEGERGRTCNQLRLFAKVVRDGRFQSATLDSALPERTPPRSDLRLRKIGLGPVAVFGASNFPLAFSVAGGDTASALAAGCPVVVKAHSAHLGTSELVGKAVAKAAEECGMPEGVFSMLIGSGQTIGQALVSHPAIKAVGFTGSRAGGIALMKTAAERKEPIPVYAEMSSINPVFLLPGALDNVKLPQAFADSLTMGAGQFCTNPGLLIGLKSDKLQAFVAAAAGSLGAKPAATMLTPGIHKAYVNGVKGLASIEGVSQEAAGLTTEAPCAAQAFLYQVDAKTFLGNPALEGEIFGPTSLLVVANDEAELLAVAEHVEGQLTAAVHATADDRQLAARLMPVLERKVGRILFNGFGTGVEVSHAMVHGGPFPSTSDSRSTSVGAGAIDRFLRPVCYQDVPSYLLPESLADENPQKLPRIVNGDLVWNA; encoded by the coding sequence ATGCAAGTAGCTGGCGAAATGATCATTGGCCGCAGCGCCGTTGTGGGTAAAGAAGGCACGATGAAGGCGATCGATCCATCGCGCAACGTTGAAATCGAACCGGCGTTCGGCTTGGCCGGCGCCGCCGACCTGGCGCGCGCCTGCGAACTGGCCGATGCCGCGTTCGACGTCTACCGCGCCACCGGCCTGGAAGCGCGCGCCAAGTTCCTCGAAACCATCGCCGACCGCATCATGGATCTGGGTCCGACGCTGATCGAGCGCGCGATGACGGAAACCGGCCTGCCGCAAGCCCGTCTGGAAGGCGAGCGCGGTCGCACCTGCAATCAACTGCGTTTGTTCGCCAAAGTCGTGCGCGACGGCCGCTTCCAGTCGGCCACGCTCGACAGCGCGCTGCCGGAACGCACCCCGCCGCGCAGCGACCTGCGCCTGCGCAAAATCGGCCTGGGCCCGGTCGCCGTGTTCGGCGCCTCGAACTTCCCGCTGGCGTTCTCGGTGGCCGGCGGCGACACCGCCTCGGCACTGGCTGCCGGTTGCCCGGTCGTCGTCAAGGCCCACTCGGCCCACCTGGGCACCTCGGAACTGGTCGGCAAAGCCGTCGCCAAGGCCGCTGAAGAATGCGGCATGCCGGAAGGCGTGTTCTCGATGCTGATCGGCTCCGGCCAGACCATCGGCCAGGCTTTGGTGAGCCACCCGGCCATCAAGGCGGTAGGCTTCACCGGCTCGCGCGCCGGCGGTATCGCCCTGATGAAAACCGCCGCCGAACGCAAGGAACCGATCCCTGTGTACGCTGAAATGAGCTCGATCAATCCTGTGTTCCTGCTGCCGGGCGCGCTGGACAACGTCAAACTGCCGCAAGCTTTCGCCGACTCGCTGACGATGGGCGCGGGCCAGTTCTGCACCAACCCTGGCCTGCTGATCGGCCTGAAAAGCGACAAGCTGCAAGCCTTCGTCGCCGCCGCCGCCGGCTCGCTGGGCGCCAAGCCTGCCGCCACCATGCTGACCCCGGGCATCCACAAAGCCTACGTCAACGGCGTCAAGGGCCTGGCAAGCATCGAAGGTGTTTCGCAAGAAGCCGCCGGCCTGACCACCGAAGCGCCATGCGCCGCGCAAGCCTTCCTGTACCAGGTCGATGCTAAAACCTTCCTGGGCAATCCAGCGCTGGAAGGCGAAATCTTCGGACCAACCTCGCTGCTGGTGGTCGCCAACGACGAAGCCGAACTGCTGGCCGTGGCCGAACACGTCGAAGGTCAACTGACCGCCGCCGTCCACGCCACCGCCGACGACCGTCAACTGGCCGCGCGCCTGATGCCGGTGCTGGAACGCAAAGTGGGCCGCATCCTGTTCAACGGCTTTGGCACCGGCGTGGAAGTTTCGCACGCCATGGTGCACGGCGGCCCGTTCCCATCGACCTCGGACAGCCGTTCGACGTCGGTTGGCGCCGGCGCCATCGACCGCTTCCTGCGCCCTGTTTGCTACCAGGACGTGCCTTCCTACCTGTTGCCTGAGTCGCTGGCTGACGAAAATCCGCAAAAGCTGCCGCGCATCGTCAACGGTGACCTGGTATGGAACGCGTAA
- the kdgD gene encoding 5-dehydro-4-deoxyglucarate dehydratase yields the protein MQPNDLKKILSSGLLSFPITDFDAEGNFRKSTYIERLEWLAPYGATALFAAGGTGEFFSLTPNEYTDIIKTAVDTCAGQVPILAGVGGPTRVAAAYAKEAERVGAAGLLLLPHYLTEASQDGLIEHVAEVCKATKLGVVVYNRANCRLTADSLAKLADRCPNLIGFKDGVGDIELMVSIWRKMGDRFSYLGGLPTAEVYAAAYKALGTPVYSSAVFNFMPKLAMDFYHAVASDNHAEQNRMLDEFFLPYLEIRNRKAGYAVSIVKAGARLVGHDGGPVRAPLTDLTAEECDMLDKLIRKQGAQ from the coding sequence ATGCAACCGAATGACCTGAAAAAAATCCTTTCCTCTGGCCTGCTGTCGTTCCCGATCACCGACTTCGATGCCGAAGGCAACTTCCGTAAGTCGACCTATATCGAGCGCCTGGAATGGCTGGCACCGTACGGCGCGACCGCGCTGTTCGCCGCCGGCGGCACCGGCGAGTTCTTCTCGCTGACCCCGAACGAATACACCGACATCATCAAGACCGCCGTCGATACCTGCGCCGGCCAAGTGCCGATCCTGGCCGGTGTCGGCGGTCCGACCCGCGTCGCCGCCGCCTACGCCAAGGAAGCCGAGCGCGTTGGCGCCGCCGGCCTGCTGCTGCTGCCGCACTACCTGACCGAAGCGTCTCAGGACGGCCTGATCGAGCACGTCGCCGAAGTCTGCAAGGCCACCAAGCTGGGCGTTGTGGTGTACAACCGCGCCAACTGCCGTCTGACCGCCGATTCGCTGGCCAAGCTGGCCGACCGTTGCCCTAACCTGATCGGCTTCAAGGACGGCGTCGGCGACATCGAACTGATGGTCTCGATCTGGCGCAAGATGGGCGACCGTTTCAGCTACCTGGGCGGCCTGCCAACGGCCGAAGTGTACGCGGCGGCCTACAAGGCGCTCGGCACTCCGGTATACTCGTCGGCGGTGTTCAACTTCATGCCGAAGCTGGCGATGGACTTCTACCACGCGGTCGCCTCGGACAACCACGCCGAACAAAACCGCATGCTGGACGAGTTCTTCCTGCCGTACCTGGAGATCCGCAACCGCAAGGCCGGCTACGCCGTCAGCATCGTCAAGGCCGGCGCCCGCCTGGTCGGCCACGACGGCGGTCCGGTGCGCGCACCGCTGACCGACCTGACCGCCGAAGAATGCGACATGCTCGACAAGCTGATTCGCAAGCAAGGCGCGCAATAA
- a CDS encoding FadR family transcriptional regulator — translation MSQTAAVPSPAAPAPLPKKKHRNLAQGVVESFTHSIQAGTLKPGEKLPTESVIMEMHGVSRTVVREAISHLQAAGLVQTRHGIGTFVLEPQPANLRISSDTIRTLGDVLAILELRISLETEAAWLAASRRSEEQMQEMGVVLRRIQESQTRPGSVESDVKFHQLIAQATGNRYFVDILSDLGNTIIPRTRVDSASLAHDDPVVYQERVNREHDDIYNAILRKDAEAARAAMRTHLSNSRERLRRAQEDIAAKNG, via the coding sequence GCCCAAGAAGAAGCACCGCAACCTCGCCCAAGGCGTGGTGGAGAGCTTCACCCACAGCATCCAGGCCGGCACCCTGAAACCGGGCGAGAAACTGCCGACCGAATCGGTGATCATGGAAATGCACGGCGTCAGCCGCACGGTGGTGCGGGAGGCCATCTCCCACCTGCAGGCGGCCGGACTGGTGCAAACCCGCCACGGCATCGGCACCTTTGTGCTGGAACCGCAACCGGCCAACCTGCGCATCTCGTCCGACACCATCCGCACCCTGGGCGACGTGCTGGCCATCCTGGAACTGCGCATCAGCCTGGAAACCGAGGCCGCGTGGCTGGCGGCCAGCCGCCGCAGCGAAGAGCAGATGCAGGAAATGGGCGTGGTGCTCAGGCGCATCCAGGAGTCGCAAACCCGTCCCGGCTCGGTCGAGTCGGACGTCAAATTCCATCAGCTGATCGCCCAGGCCACCGGCAACCGGTATTTCGTCGATATCCTGAGCGACCTGGGCAACACCATCATCCCGCGCACGCGCGTCGATTCGGCGTCGCTGGCGCACGACGATCCGGTGGTGTACCAGGAGCGCGTCAACCGCGAGCATGACGATATTTACAACGCCATCCTGCGCAAGGATGCCGAGGCGGCCCGCGCCGCCATGCGCACCCACCTGAGCAACAGCCGCGAGCGCCTGCGCCGCGCGCAAGAGGATATCGCCGCCAAGAACGGCTGA